Proteins from one Salmo salar chromosome ssa29, Ssal_v3.1, whole genome shotgun sequence genomic window:
- the LOC106590049 gene encoding piggyBac transposable element-derived protein 4-like codes for MSATGKVDHLTGERKIKPDCVLDYNLKMGAVDKADMINSFVECTRKTTKWYKKIFFQLIDTAVLNGSIVHRQLTGKVITYQKYRENLMRELLEEHHTPRRPSTGGRPAVDNPLRLTARHFPCKVPQTAAQGSRTRRHCKVCLSGARRS; via the exons atgtcggccacagggaaggtggaccacctgacgggagagagaaagataaaaccAGATTGTGTGCTagactataacctcaaaatgggggccgtggataaggcggacatgataaacagctttgtggaatgcactcggaaaacgaccaagtggtataagaagaTATTTTTCCAGCTGATCGACACTGCTGTCCTCAACGGCAGCATAGTTCACCGCCAACTAAcag GTAAAGTAATTACCTACCAAAAATACAGAGAGAACCTCATGAGAGAGCTGTTGGAGGAGCACCACACCCCTCGGCGCCCCTCCACTGGGGGTCGCCCTGCTGTAGACAATCCCCTACGCCTCACTGCACGGCATTTTCCCTGCAAAGTCCCTCAAACTGCTGCTCAAGGTAGTCGCACACGGAGGCACTGCAAAGTCTGCCTGTCTGGCGCCAGGAGAA GCTGA